In Candidatus Hydrogenedentota bacterium, the sequence CGTACCCGCCTGATTCCATGTCGCCCCAAAATTGGACTGCCCACTCTGCGGCACAAACGAGGGAGAACCACCGCCCAAACCCCGCCTCCCTCTATTGCCTCTACGGTCGTCGTCTTCCCGGAGTCGCGAACCCGCTTGCGCGCCGCCAGGAGATTGGCTGCCTGCGGCGTTGTCCATGTTCGTCCAGGGGACTGGATCGACAAACCGGTCGTCGAAAAATACCTTCACGAACTTATTGGAGGAACGAAGTGACTCCACAAACTCGAATAATGTCTCCGTATCCGCCGCAAATCCGCGCACGGTCAGTCCATTGTAAGTGCCGGGGTCAGTATTGCCCCCCGCGACAGGCATTGCGCCGCCACGAGATGCGCGGCGCTCGCGGCCACCGCCCATTCCTCCGCCAAAGTCGGCTCCTCCGGAGCGACTGGACGTGATTGGCTTCATGCCGGAACTGGATACGAGAGACGAATCCTGCGATGAACCAGCGCCTCCCGCCATACCGGCGCCAAAGCCGCCTTCGCGGTCTCCACCGCGCCTGCCTCCGCCAGAACTACCTGGAGCCGCTCCGGGAGGCCCAAGACTCGTGGACTCGCACGACCACACCACGATCAGCTTGCCTTTGGGCCGCGCTTCATTAAGCGCAACAAGATAATCCATCCACGCCGGCCGCATCTGGTAAGCGAGGTCCAGTCGCTTCACCTTCTCCTGCATCTGACCGATCTCTTGCTGCTTCTTGTCGATGTCCACTATAAACTGAGACTTCCATTTCGCCGGATCGCCGGCATGCTTGGCGAACCGCGGGTCTATGGACGTGATTCTCTTCTTGACAATATCTATCTCGTCTCGCACCGCCTTGTTCTGCTGAGCCAACGCGGGAATGATTGAAGCCATAATCAGCGCAAGCGTCACCACCGAAAGCGCCCAATAGAAGAGCTGTTCGCGATGGCGATGAGAATCCAGAATGCGCGGCGGAATCAGATTGATTGCGATCGGCACCGACTGACAGCAACGCAACGCAAGCCCCAGGGCCACTGCCGCCTGCTCCGGGTGCTCGTTGACTTCCTGAGCGCCAGGACCGATAGCCAAGCCCGCCAACGGCTGGGCAATTCGAACTTCTACTCCCAGCATGCGCTGCAAATACGGGATCATGTTCCGCAGACAAGAACCGCCGCCGGTCACCACAATGCGCGACACCGCGCCACCGCCCGGCTGCGAGCGGAAGTACGCGAACGACCGCGTAATTTCTGACACCAGACGGCTCAGTATCCGCCCAATGACCTCGCCGCCCCTCCCGTCCCGCTGCGGGTCGCCTGTCGGCGCGAATCCCCGCTCGCGCTTCATCTTCTCCGCTTCTGCAAACGATACGCCGAATTCCGCGGCGATCGCCGACGTCACATCGTTCCCGCCAATATTCAGGCTGCGGGTGAAGCGAAACAGATTCTCTCTCTCGATTACGATATCGGTCGTCGCAGCGCCCAGATCGATGAGTGCTACGCATTCGCCTTGTTCGCCGAACTCGCCCGTGCTCTTGAGCCAGTTGTACGCGGAAAGCGGACAGACATCCACCACGTCTATCTGCTTCTTGATGTCTTTGATGATCTCAAGGCGCTTGTCTACGACGTCGACCTTAATCGCCGCCATGAGCACGTCGTAGCCGCCCGCTTCAGTCCGCTTCAATACCTGATAGTCAAACGCGATCTGATCCAGCGAGAACGGAATCTGCTGCTGAATTTCGTAACGAACAATCTGCGTGACTTTATATTCGGGTACAGGAGGCAGCGCTCGCGTGCGTGTAAATACGGATTGGCCCGGTACGCCAAAGACCACCTTCTTGTGACGCACCTTGGCATCCTTCAGAAGAGCCTTCACTACGTCTTGACGAAC encodes:
- the pilM gene encoding type IV pilus assembly protein PilM, whose translation is MAKVRRGRARRLILDIGTSAVRLCELTQTKAGFQLTKYFHREFGIDPSMDDEAQRQVRQDVVKALLKDAKVRHKKVVFGVPGQSVFTRTRALPPVPEYKVTQIVRYEIQQQIPFSLDQIAFDYQVLKRTEAGGYDVLMAAIKVDVVDKRLEIIKDIKKQIDVVDVCPLSAYNWLKSTGEFGEQGECVALIDLGAATTDIVIERENLFRFTRSLNIGGNDVTSAIAAEFGVSFAEAEKMKRERGFAPTGDPQRDGRGGEVIGRILSRLVSEITRSFAYFRSQPGGGAVSRIVVTGGGSCLRNMIPYLQRMLGVEVRIAQPLAGLAIGPGAQEVNEHPEQAAVALGLALRCCQSVPIAINLIPPRILDSHRHREQLFYWALSVVTLALIMASIIPALAQQNKAVRDEIDIVKKRITSIDPRFAKHAGDPAKWKSQFIVDIDKKQQEIGQMQEKVKRLDLAYQMRPAWMDYLVALNEARPKGKLIVVWSCESTSLGPPGAAPGSSGGGRRGGDREGGFGAGMAGGAGSSQDSSLVSSSGMKPITSSRSGGADFGGGMGGGRERRASRGGAMPVAGGNTDPGTYNGLTVRGFAADTETLFEFVESLRSSNKFVKVFFDDRFVDPVPWTNMDNAAGSQSPGGAQAGSRLREDDDRRGNRGRRGLGGGSPSFVPQSGQSNFGATWNQAGTIVTFRIDLQTSGTPADEAKPSPAPQTGARRGAQGGLGGALGRGAAPGAAPGAAPGAGAAGANAGQAPGNAAQGAPASNTDPGDL